Proteins from one Belonocnema kinseyi isolate 2016_QV_RU_SX_M_011 chromosome 8, B_treatae_v1, whole genome shotgun sequence genomic window:
- the LOC117177773 gene encoding uncharacterized protein LOC117177773, whose protein sequence is MFPGRTIQLIVQHCPILSTETVLDNHSQLPTHRVTRPSRPFAISGLDYAGPIWMRTTKGRGKKAYKGYIVVFACLAKRAVHLQACSDYTADGFIAAYKRFAARRGISNFLYSDCATNFVEPDRQLRTLYNEASAVSSTISRYLVDKGTTWRFNPPAVPHYGGLWEATGRPVKHHLRRVVGDNSLTCEEMTTFIT, encoded by the exons ATGTTTCCGGGAAGGACAATCCAGCTGATTGTCCAACACTGTCCAATACTGTCTACGGAGACAGTATTGGATAATCACA GTCAACTACCTACTCATAGAGTTACTCGACCGTCTAGACCCTTTGCGATAAGCGGTCTGGATTATGCTGGCCCTATTTGGATGCGAACCACTAAAGGTCGCGGGAAAAAGGCATATAAGGGCTATATTGTAGTTTTCGCTTGTTTGGCTAAGAGAGCGGTCCATTTGCAGGCGTGTTCGGATTACACAGCTGATGGCTTCATAGCGGCTTACAAACGTTTTGCTGCTCGACGTGGCATAAGTAATTTTCTTTACAGCGACTGCGCTACCAATTTTGTCGAGCCAGATAGGCAGCTACGAACACTTTACAATGAGGCCTCTGCTGTCTCATCGACCATCAGCCGCTATCTTGTTGATAAAGGAACTACGTGGCGTTTCAACCCTCCAGCTGTCCCGCACTACGGAGGACTTTGGGAAGCAACTGGCCGTCCTGTAAAACATCATCTTCGTCGAGTAGTCGGAGATAATTCTCTGACTTGTGAGGAAATGACAACCTTCATCACGTAG